Proteins encoded in a region of the Acipenser ruthenus chromosome 11, fAciRut3.2 maternal haplotype, whole genome shotgun sequence genome:
- the LOC117426752 gene encoding merlin-like isoform X1, whose amino-acid sequence MARALASRMGLSSLKRKQTKSFSVRIVTMDAEMEFSCEVKWKGKDLFDLVCRTVGLRESWFFGLQYNIKDTVAWLKMDKKVLDHDVSKEEPITFNFLAKFYPENAEEELVQDITQHLFFLQVKKEILDEEIYCPPEASVLLASYAVQAKYGDYDPGAHKPGFLAQEELLPKRVINLYQMTPEMWEERIAAWYAEHRGRTRDEAEMEYLKIAQDLEMYGVNYFFIRNKKGTNLLLGVDAMGLHIYDPQNKLTPKISFPWNEIRNISYSDKEFAIKPLDKKIDVFKFNSSKLRVNKLILQLCIGNHDLFMRRRRVDSLEVQQMKSQAREEKARQQMERQRLAREKQLREEAERVRDELERRLHQLQDEAQMANEALLRSEETAELLHEKAQIAEEEAKLLAQKAAEAEQEMQRIKVTSIRSEQEKRLMEQKVLEAEMLALKMAEESERRAKEAEHLKQDLQEARESERRAKHKLLEITSKSAYTTTNSNANALPIDIPSFNLSSDNLTFDFKDTDMKRLSMEIEKEKVEYMQKSKNLQEQLNELKTEIESLKLKERETPLDILHNENADRGTSKQSTIKKLTLQSTKTRVAFFEEL is encoded by the exons ATGGCACGTGCCCTAGCGTCCAGGATGGGTCTGAGCTCCCTGAAGAGGAAGCAGACCAAAAGCTTCAGCGTGAGGATCGTCACGATGGATGCAGAGATGGAGTTCAGCTGTGAG GTCAAATGGAAAGGGAAGGACTTGTTTGACCTGGTGTGTAGGACCGTGGGGCTCAGGGAGTCCTGGTTCTTTGGACTTCAGTACAATATAAAGGACACTGTCGCCTGGCTCAAAATGGACAAGAAG GTCTTGGATCACGATGTATCTAAAGAAGAGCCAATCACCTTCAATTTCCTGGCCAAATTCTACCCGGAAAACGCAGAGGAGGAGCTTGTACAGGACATCACACAGCACCTCTTCTTCCTGCAG GTGAAGAAGGAGATTTTGGATGAAGAAATCTATTGCCCACCTGAAGCTTCAGTCCTTCTGGCTTCCTACGCTGTGCAGGCAAAG TATGGAGATTATGACCCTGGTGCGCACAAGCCTGGGTTTCTGGCTCAAGAAGAACTGCTTCCGAAGAGG GTGATAAACCTGTACCAGATGACACCTGAGATGTGGGAGGAAAGAATTGCTGCCTGGTATGCAGAACACAGAGGGAGAACAAG GGATGAGGCAGAGATGGAGTATTTGAAGATAGCACAGGATCTTGAGATGTACGGCGTGAACTACTTTTTCATTAGG aacaaaaagggaaccaatttGCTGCTGGGGGTGGATGCTATGGGACTTCATATTTACGATCCTCAGAACAAACTCACTCCGAAAATCTCCTTCCCGTGGAACGAAATCCGCAACATTTCCTACAGCGACAAAGAG tttgcaATAAAGCCCTTGGACAAAAAGATTGACGTGTTCAAGTTTAATTCTTCAAAGTTAAGGGTCAATAAGCTG ATTCTTCAGCTGTGCATCGGGAATCATGACCTGTtcatgaggaggaggagagtggaCTCGCTGGAAGTCCAGCAGATGAAGTCTCAAGCCAGGGAGGAGAAGGCAAGGCAGCAG ATGGAGCGTCAGAGGCTGGCCCGGGAGAAGCAGCTGAGAGAGGAGGCGGAGCGAGTGCGAGACGAGCTGGAGAGGAGGCTGCACCAGCTGCAGGACGAGGCTCAGATGGCCAATGAGGCCCTG CTGAGGTCAGAGGAGACGGCAGAACTGCTGCATGAGAAAGCCCAGATTGCGGAAGAGGAAGCCAAGCTGCTGGCGCAGAAAGCAGCCGAGGCAGAGCAGGAGATGCAGCGGATCAAAGTGACGTCCATCCGCAGCGAGCAGGAGAAAAGGCTGATGGAGCAGAAGGTGCTGGAGGCAGAGATGCTAGCGCTCAAGATGGCAGAGGAGTCTGAGAGGAG gGCCAAAGAGGCAGAGCATCTGAAGCAGGACTTGCAGGAAGCTCGGGAGTCTGAACGCAGGGCGAAACACAAGCTGCTGGAGATCACCAGCAAGTCTGCGTACACG ACGACAAATTCCAATGCAAATGCCCTGCCCATTGATATCCCCAGCTTTAACTTGAGCAGTGACAATCTCACTTTCGATTTCAAAGATACTGACATGAAACGTCTGTCCATGGAGATCGAGAAGGAGAA GGTGGAGTATATGCAAAAGAGTAAAAACCTGCAAGAGCAGCTGAATGAATTGAAAACGGAGATTGAGTCTCTGAagctgaaagagagagagactcccTTAGACATCCTGCACAACGAGAATGCAGACAGGGGAACTAGTAAGCAGAGCACCATTAAAAAG ctcACTTTGCAAAGCACAAAAACCAGGGTTGCCTTCTTTGAAGAGCTGTAG
- the LOC117426752 gene encoding merlin-like isoform X2 encodes MARALASRMGLSSLKRKQTKSFSVRIVTMDAEMEFSCEVKWKGKDLFDLVCRTVGLRESWFFGLQYNIKDTVAWLKMDKKVLDHDVSKEEPITFNFLAKFYPENAEEELVQDITQHLFFLQVKKEILDEEIYCPPEASVLLASYAVQAKYGDYDPGAHKPGFLAQEELLPKRVINLYQMTPEMWEERIAAWYAEHRGRTRDEAEMEYLKIAQDLEMYGVNYFFIRNKKGTNLLLGVDAMGLHIYDPQNKLTPKISFPWNEIRNISYSDKEFAIKPLDKKIDVFKFNSSKLRVNKLILQLCIGNHDLFMRRRRVDSLEVQQMKSQAREEKARQQMERQRLAREKQLREEAERVRDELERRLHQLQDEAQMANEALLRSEETAELLHEKAQIAEEEAKLLAQKAAEAEQEMQRIKVTSIRSEQEKRLMEQKVLEAEMLALKMAEESERRAKEAEHLKQDLQEARESERRAKHKLLEITSKSAYTTTNSNANALPIDIPSFNLSSDNLTFDFKDTDMKRLSMEIEKEKVEYMQKSKNLQEQLNELKTEIESLKLKERETPLDILHNENADRGTSKQSTIKKHVSQGRRPVCI; translated from the exons ATGGCACGTGCCCTAGCGTCCAGGATGGGTCTGAGCTCCCTGAAGAGGAAGCAGACCAAAAGCTTCAGCGTGAGGATCGTCACGATGGATGCAGAGATGGAGTTCAGCTGTGAG GTCAAATGGAAAGGGAAGGACTTGTTTGACCTGGTGTGTAGGACCGTGGGGCTCAGGGAGTCCTGGTTCTTTGGACTTCAGTACAATATAAAGGACACTGTCGCCTGGCTCAAAATGGACAAGAAG GTCTTGGATCACGATGTATCTAAAGAAGAGCCAATCACCTTCAATTTCCTGGCCAAATTCTACCCGGAAAACGCAGAGGAGGAGCTTGTACAGGACATCACACAGCACCTCTTCTTCCTGCAG GTGAAGAAGGAGATTTTGGATGAAGAAATCTATTGCCCACCTGAAGCTTCAGTCCTTCTGGCTTCCTACGCTGTGCAGGCAAAG TATGGAGATTATGACCCTGGTGCGCACAAGCCTGGGTTTCTGGCTCAAGAAGAACTGCTTCCGAAGAGG GTGATAAACCTGTACCAGATGACACCTGAGATGTGGGAGGAAAGAATTGCTGCCTGGTATGCAGAACACAGAGGGAGAACAAG GGATGAGGCAGAGATGGAGTATTTGAAGATAGCACAGGATCTTGAGATGTACGGCGTGAACTACTTTTTCATTAGG aacaaaaagggaaccaatttGCTGCTGGGGGTGGATGCTATGGGACTTCATATTTACGATCCTCAGAACAAACTCACTCCGAAAATCTCCTTCCCGTGGAACGAAATCCGCAACATTTCCTACAGCGACAAAGAG tttgcaATAAAGCCCTTGGACAAAAAGATTGACGTGTTCAAGTTTAATTCTTCAAAGTTAAGGGTCAATAAGCTG ATTCTTCAGCTGTGCATCGGGAATCATGACCTGTtcatgaggaggaggagagtggaCTCGCTGGAAGTCCAGCAGATGAAGTCTCAAGCCAGGGAGGAGAAGGCAAGGCAGCAG ATGGAGCGTCAGAGGCTGGCCCGGGAGAAGCAGCTGAGAGAGGAGGCGGAGCGAGTGCGAGACGAGCTGGAGAGGAGGCTGCACCAGCTGCAGGACGAGGCTCAGATGGCCAATGAGGCCCTG CTGAGGTCAGAGGAGACGGCAGAACTGCTGCATGAGAAAGCCCAGATTGCGGAAGAGGAAGCCAAGCTGCTGGCGCAGAAAGCAGCCGAGGCAGAGCAGGAGATGCAGCGGATCAAAGTGACGTCCATCCGCAGCGAGCAGGAGAAAAGGCTGATGGAGCAGAAGGTGCTGGAGGCAGAGATGCTAGCGCTCAAGATGGCAGAGGAGTCTGAGAGGAG gGCCAAAGAGGCAGAGCATCTGAAGCAGGACTTGCAGGAAGCTCGGGAGTCTGAACGCAGGGCGAAACACAAGCTGCTGGAGATCACCAGCAAGTCTGCGTACACG ACGACAAATTCCAATGCAAATGCCCTGCCCATTGATATCCCCAGCTTTAACTTGAGCAGTGACAATCTCACTTTCGATTTCAAAGATACTGACATGAAACGTCTGTCCATGGAGATCGAGAAGGAGAA GGTGGAGTATATGCAAAAGAGTAAAAACCTGCAAGAGCAGCTGAATGAATTGAAAACGGAGATTGAGTCTCTGAagctgaaagagagagagactcccTTAGACATCCTGCACAACGAGAATGCAGACAGGGGAACTAGTAAGCAGAGCACCATTAAAAAG CATGTGTCCCAAGGCAGGAGACCTGTCTGCATTTGA